In Capricornis sumatraensis isolate serow.1 chromosome 6, serow.2, whole genome shotgun sequence, the genomic window AACAAGATATCCAATTGAATGGATAAATCAACTGTGGTACACCCAGGGAATTGACTATTATTAAgcacaaaaagaaatgagctattaagCCACAAAAATACATGCAGGTAGCTTAAGTGcatattttaagtgaaagaagccaatctgaaaaggctacatgcatactatatgatttcaactatatgacattctggaaaaggcaaaactctggagacagtgaaaggggggggtggttgccaggggtgtaGGATGGGGTGAATAGGCAGAGCATGGAGGATttctagggcagtgaaactactctgtatgatactgcACTGGTGGATACATGCCATTAGACACTTGTCTAAACTCATGCAAGCTATGGGctctgggtgataatgatgtgtcagggTAGGTTTGGTTGGAACAAATGTcccactgtggtgctggaagtTGATAGTGGGAGAGGCTGTGCGTGTGGGTGGAGGGATATGAGAAGGGTCAGATCACATATGGGAAGTCTGTTTTCTGCTCAAATTTGCTATGAACCTtaaactactctaaaaaataaaagtctaaaggaagaagaaagggaggatgaggagaaagggggtaaagaacagaaagaaggccaggggaaggagggagaggagggggtggCGACCTCACAAGGCCCATCTCAGTTGGCACCAACTCTGAAATTTTGCTtgccttttctcatttccttcctgGTGGAAGAATTAATTGCTCTCTTATCTGTATTTTTATAATACTCTTAAGAaaacccatttgtttatttatttggctgtgctgggtcttagttgtgacacataGGATCTTTAATTgtagcatgcgaactcttagttgtagcatgtgggatctagtttccctgACCTGGGATAGAACCCGAGCCCCTGCAtggtgagctcagagtcttagccacccaACCACCAGAGAAGTACCTCATTGTGTTcctattctacttttttttatCATATCACTTTATTACAGTTGTTTTCAGGCCTTACTTACTGAACTGTGACCAGTCTGAGGGCAGAGGCAATGACTCATTTTCTTGATATTTCTACTAGAAATACGACAAGAGTTCAATGACAGTATGGTGTGTATATGAATGAAGAACATCTTAAAGCTACTGATTTAAGTACAGTTTCAAAGGATCCTTCCCTAGAATCTGTTTTTCTTCAGGGTGTTTGGTAACCTAAAGATAACTCCCTCTATCCCTGGGACAGTGACGAGGATGTGAGTGAGAGTACTGAGGACATGTGACAATCCTGAATGAATGACTTATCACTACCGAGTCTCCTCCAATAGCAGCACATCATTCTAGTAGAGTTTTTGGAAAATACACCCCTTGGAGATAACATAACTATGTGCAGCCTGAAATCTGGGAGCAGGCTTCTGTGTGGTGATGCAGGTCAACTGGGAAGATATCATTGGGTAGACAGGAGAAGATCTCTAAACTCTACTGAAAGTCAACACTGCCGCCTCGGGATGGCTACCTGAAATGCTCTAGCGAGAGCTTTATTACAAGGGTTTGGTGTTAGATATGGCCAAAATGTATGAAATGTGTTCCTGGAAGGGAGGACATTCTAAACTTTTATTCCTTACCATGAGTCATATGAAACAGAATTCTTGAAAGCAGGTTTTAAGAGGACAGTAAAGAAAACCTATCAAGATACTGGTGctaagaatgaaaaggaaaaggtaCATAAGAGGGGATAGGGTGCCAAATATAGTTTTCTTTACTTTCCAAATTTGGCAACATTTCATGGACAAAGTGAATATTCTCAGTCACATAACCAGCTTTAATTTTAGGATGagggaatattttttattttaagaagtcacttatttctcttttttaaaatagaagtattGGGAAGGTGAGGAATTTGGTAATCAGGGCTCTACTACTTTCTTGCTGAATGATCTAGGGAAGTCACTTCCCCCTCTAAGCTTCAAGTTTTTCATTGATAAAATGGCACAATAGTACCTGTTCTATTTATATCACAGGATGTTTGTGAAAATCCACTGAGATCACTGAATGCAAAATGTTTTATAACTtagataaatttataattaatattagtCTAAGAAGGATAAGTGCTATAAACCTCTCCTACTAAATATCAATGGAGTTTATTTGTGGTTGgtacaaaaagttaaaaacaaatgtaaaatcaTTGTACATTTAatcctttgtttctttaaattttgaaGGAGTTTCTATCAGATTCTGAAAAGGAATCATTAACATTTTGGGAAAAGCctttttcttgaaatttcttGTAGGTATAACATAAGGCATACACATGTATGTAAGAATACCTAGGCAACAGGTGCTCGTTTAGAATAAAAAAGTTCTTCTTTAactatcttctcaaagaatcattAATTTGTATCAGAAAATTGGAGAGGGTAGGCATGCAAGGATACTTTCCTAAGGAGCATAATATGTCTGGGCAGTTACCACCCATAGCGTCTGTTCCTTCTCTGATCTATTCCAGAGATCACTTGGCAATTCACAAGTGCCCTGGAGACCTCACCTGTGCAGTTATGTAAATCTTGACCTGTCGTAGGGCTTTTCCCTAAAAGTGTACCATGATGTCCTTAAGGACTGAGACCGAGACTTATAGGTACTTGTGTCTCCTAGTTTCATTGAATGGAAACTAGACTGAGGCTGCATATCAAGGCGAGGAGGAAGTAGCCCCTCTTTGCAGATTTTATACTCAGGGCAGGTTATCTGTTCCTGCATAATTGAAAGAAGACTCTGCAGGTTTGAAGGCTATCTCACCCCTTCACAGGAGATCAAGTAACTGTGTTAGGCCATGGGTGTTAAATAAGGGGCATCACAGTTTAAGAAAGATGTGAGAAATTAGGAGACAGTTCAGAGGACAGCTGTTACGAAGATAaagaaattagaaaggaagatGTAGAAAGAGGGGAAGGAAATACTGGTATTATTTAAACCTGACAAGAAAAGCCTGAAAAAAAGCATGGTTAGTTGTTGATTTTCAACATATATAGGGATGCTTAAATAGAGCAGAGCTTCTCAaccatttgtgtgtatgtgtgtgtgtggtggggggaaaGGAACTCCTTGGAAAGATTATATTTATAGGGCCCACAAAGACAATCAGGTAAGGCTGTCAAGACTTGATTTTGCCCTAAGTTTTGATACTCCTAGGTCCCACCCTGTCACTAGGGGACTTAAGAGTGTAATCTGTATCACCATTCTGACAGAATGTTTGTGTCccaccaaattcatatgttgaaaccctataCCCAGTATGATGGCATTAGTAGATgcagcctttgggaggtgatttggTCATAAAAGTGGAGGcttcatgaatggaattagtgctcttcttataaaagagacctcaCAGAGCTCTCttactctctgtttctctcatgTCAAGTTGCAGGGAGATGACAGCTATAtatgaaccaggaagtgggtCTCACCAGACACAGAATCTGCTGTTGCCTTCATTGTGAACTCTCCAGCtttcagaactatgagaaataagtaTGTATTGTTTAAACACAAAGTCAAATGTATTTTGTTACAGTTTCCCAAACTGACTAGGACATGGGTTTGTATATGTTAGGAAATTGATGTAGAGTGCGGGACTATCCGTATTTTaggtagaataaaaaaaaagtagagttaaaataaaagatgaaagacTGAAGTGAAGAAACACTTTATTCTTAGATTTGAAAACACCAGGTTGGTTTGTCAAagggtatatgtgtatatgtgtgtgggtcTGTCATGTCCTAAAAATCTTTATGCAGCTTAAGCTTTACTAACTTCAGAAAAATAACTGCTACAGACTTATCCTCAAGGTCATGTGAAagtttatttacatttatctTATAGGGACTAATTTTGTGAATATTGAATGGtgaattattcatttaaattatttgagtCACACCCCACTGACTCAAGATGGTAAAGGCAGactgaaacaaaaagcaaattttcccattcaacattcacaaaactagaTAAAAGAACTTTTAAGTTCTATATCTGGGTTCCTCAAGCAAACACATTCTATAGGAAAGATAGATTTAAGGACATATATgatcctgaggcttccctggtagctcagatcataaagaatccacctgcaatgtggaagacctggatttgatccctgggttgggaagatccactggagaagggaaaggctacccactccaatattgtggcctagagaattccatggactgtcacaaaagttggacacaaccgagtgacatttattatgatgatgatgatgatcctGAGTGTCAAGGTGTACAAGCAAAAATTCCAGACAGTATTTTAAGGCAGTGGAACTGGTGAGACCCAAGTCAAGTTTCTCGAACAGTAAAAGGATCCTTGGTAATATCTGGGTAATGGATGGGATAGGCAGAAAATTTCATTAATGTGAATGAATATATGAAGCCATGAAAGGATGGAGTTGGAAAATATGATGGCAGGGTAGGGCACAGAGACTGGAAGGCCCAGGAGGGGTGAAGCTGTCTGCTAGGCTGGTGGATGGGGGAGGGGCTGTGGATGCATTCTCTTCATgttgtcccctcccccaccctcagaAACCCTTTGTGACTCTTGAGTTCTCAGTGATGGAGGCCTTGGACTACTCAAGTGACTGCACTCTCAGTGCTCACCAATCTCAGTCAGCCTTGTGACTGAGACAATGGAATTCAGAAAATGGAATGTTCTCTCATTTTTGAATAGCCCTACTGACCCATGTCTGAGCTTTGGCTCCACCTCCTTGGATATTGACTCTGACCTCATTTTCCTGTGTGGGCTGGGGttgttccttctgttcctgtGGTACCTGGTGGGGTTTGCATGTTTACCAACCTTCTGTAAAATCAAAGGCATCCAAAAGGTAAGTAAGTAACCCTGGGTGCACCCCCAACAgagattctttattgctgtttCCAATTCTATTCCACATTTTAAGATGAGTTTGGTTGGGTCAGAGAGACACCTAAGATAGGAATTTCAAGGAGAGGATAAAACGAGGCAGGGCCAGTGGTTCAGGGAGTACTAAGGCTTTCATTTGAAGCCCACAGACCAGCTGAGTGTTTGGAGGATTCCAGGAGAAAATCCCAAACAGTAATTCTGTGGCCCTGGGTTGGGTTGGGTTATTTAGAGAGTTTTGGATCTCTGCAGGAGAACAGAGTTCCCCAATGCTTGATCATGAGTTACATTCTCAAGTCAGGCATCACTTGACCAAGCCTTCCTTTGTGCTGAGCTGGTCAGGAAAGCAGGGCTGAGCCTCTGAGAGCCTCCAGGGCAGAGGCTGAAGCCTGAGTTGTCAGGATCCAAGGCCCTATCTGAGGGACACAGATGTTGACTGTTAGCCTCAGATGCTATGCCCTCCTTGGGCAGGTGACTTCTGACTGAGACTATCAAGGGTGGACTTCAGAGACAAAAGTCTCTTTTGggctttttaaggaaaaaaaagttgaaaacattttaaaccttTAAAATTGACAAAAGGAAGGAACAGAAAGATTAGGGTCATATTATTCCTGGATAATGAATATCTGCGTTTCTAGAGGACTGAGAGAATGAGCCCCGgcacttcattcttttctttttgtcctcaGCGTCAGGGCAgaaccaggaggagaaggaaagagggcaCACTGAAAGGTGAGGTTCTGCCTGTTTTACCGGATCTCCAAGGGTGACCCTCCCTGCCTTTTCCATGAGATCGCAGGTCCGTGACCTCTGACGATGTCAGTGGCTAGACACCGTTTCTCTCAGAAACCAGAGGTACCTGGGGCGAGGCTCATGGGGAGGCAGTCCAAGCCTGAGACACTTCTTGGATTCCCTGTTTTTCTCATGGCTGGGCTTGAAGCCATGATGGACCTGGGCAGTGGGTGTTTCCCCACAGGTGGCCATGTGAGATGTCAAGAGTCAGAACTTCTGTGTCCTGACTTTGTATCAGTCCTCTGACTTCCTGGATAATCACACTGCTCTCTGAGGCCACACTGATCTCTGCGTTTCACATGGTGGTTTTGAGCATCACATGAGTTATAAGGCATGTGAAAGTACTACAGGTGAAGCAACATACATATAAACTAACTGACCATTTGATCTCATCTACTAATTCTTGGGTCTTTCAGAGTCTAATATCCCAAGGGTTTCCCATAAGGAGACTCTTATATTATACCTATGCTCCTGCCTTCCTTACGTGTAACCCACTCTCCTGGTTTCTCAGGTTGGAGATTTCACCAgatagaaacagaggaaaaaacgAAGCTGATTTCTATTCTGAAAAGGTgactagtctttccccttctttcctgaTCCCTCCTTAGCATGTTCTCTGCAATTCCTGGGATTCCGTGCAACCTACTGGAGTCACCGGAGGGGGTAGCATAGGAATGAGTATGTGATGAAGGCTTTAAGGTGAGGGTTATTGAGCATGCTGTGAAGTCATGGATGTGGAGCAATGTAAAGGGTCAGCAGGCTCCAGCCCACCCCTGCCAGGCCAGCAGGTCCCCCTTTCCTTATTCTGGTCCTGGTTGCATCTTTGTACTTCCTGTCTCCTGCAGCCCCCTGGGCCGGCACGATGATACCATCCACTTTCGTCAGCTCTTGTGTCCAGATCCCTTCTGTGAGGTGTGTAATAATGCAACTGCTGAAGTCAATTGGCTGCTGTTCCCGGAGACCCTGGAAGATTCTGCTTCCTCTATGTCCCCTTTGGCTTCCACAGCTCCTGTGGCCGATTCATCATTGACTCTGTCCCCTGCCTTCTCAGCAGTCTCTCCAGGAGATCTAGTACCAGCCTCTCTGCCTGAGCCTTCCCCATTGCCCCTCTCCATTCTTTCACCTAGCTCCATGACCCCCTTAGCTGACTTTCTGTCACCCTCACCATTGGGTCACACTCTGGCATTAGAGCCTTTTACTTCCTTGGATTCCGAATTCTCAGTAGATTATTCCTCACCCCAACCCCTTGCCTTTCCCCCTCTCCTACCACATGACATGCAGACAGCATGTCCTGTTCTCCCACCAGAGGCCACTTTGTCTCTGAATACTATCTTTTCCCTTGACCCCACCCTTTCCCATGATATCAACCGCTTTTCAGATTTGTCCCAAGCAATGAAGCCCGCTGATTCTTTCGCACCACCAAGCCTGTCTGTTTTACCACAACCAGACTGCACTTTAACTGTCACTCAGTCTAAATCAGTTGCCATCTTACTGACTCCTGTTCCTGAGAATTTGCCTACAGAAAGCCCTGGTGTGTTTTCCCCTTATGTTCCAACACTTACAGGTATTGATCATTCAAGCCTGTCAATTTCAGACTTCTCCTGGTGGCAAGCTCATGCCAAAGACTTAATCCCTTCCACACTGGCACAATGTGATTTCAGGCAAGAGTTTCTCGCCCTTCACTCTTCAGAGGCCTCTTTTGGGGGAGACTCTGCAGCCAACCTCATAGAGCCTGGCAATCTCTCATGTCTCAGCCCTGATGTCCTGGCACTCCTGGAGAGACAAATACAAAAGAGGAGCGATTTCCTGatgtggaaagaaaaggaaaagaaaaaagattctttTCCAGAACAATTGAGGCCAGAGTATCAACTAAATCCCTCAGGGATCATGTTAGAGTCAGTTGCTGATAAGCGGGTGCATCAACAACCCCCATATCCTAAGACCTTGGAGGACCAATTACAGCAGAAACCTACCCAGTTCTTCTGGGGTCTCCCGTCTCTACACAGTGAGTCCTTGCCCTCTGCCATTCATGTCTCCAGTGACAGTTCCTCAAGCTttattttcaatagaaactcaAATGCCTCTACAGGCCAAGAATCCCCAGGACTTCCGCATCCCCAACCTCTGTCCTTGCCTGAGATTCAGCCTGAACCCTTGCCTCAAACCCTGCCTCAATCTCAGCCCCTACCTCTCACTCAGGTCCAGTCCCAAGCTGACCAAAAATCCCCACTCCTGGTCACACCACCTGGTCCTCTACCCCAGGTTAGGATCTGTGGAGTGTATTTCCATAGACCTCAGAATGAATCAGAATCTCTCTCCTCATCTGAAATTCAACAGCTGGAATGGAACGTGCTGCAGAAACAACAGGAAAGTTTATGGGGCTTACCCTCTGTGATCCAAAGATCTCAGGAAGCCTTTTGTCCATTAGCGCCTAACACTTCTCACCACCAGCACCCTCAGGCCCATGTTTCAGTCTCCACCCTTCCTGGGGAGTTTGCTCTCAGCGATGAACTTCGGAAGAAACTCGAGCATCACCTTCGAAAGAGGCTCATTCAACACTGGTGGGGCCTGCCCCGGAGAATCAGAGAGTCTGTGTCACTCATGTCGCCTCCAGATGGTTTTCTAGAGGCATCTATGTCAGAGAGCAGTGATGGAGTCTCACTGATCTCTGTGTTTAAGGGTCAGAGTAGCAAACATGTAAGTGTTGAATTGATTCAACCTGGAAGCTTCCGTGACAGAAGCTCGGAAATGCTCCAGCTAGAGAAAGACGTGGGGAAAGATCAGGAACATAGCCAAGAGaatggtcaggaagatcacctgctGAAAGACCCAAACAGCTCTTCAGATAAGGATCTGGGGTATGACtctgagaaaaacagaaacagtcagaTCGTGAGTCTCTCAGAGAAAAATTTAAGGGGGTCAGCAGAGAGTCTACAACTTGAAAATGTCCTAAAAGTACATTTGAGTAAGAAGTTTGAGGAAATAAATGAGGGTCGACTCCCTGGGACTGTGCATAGTTCATGGCATGCCTTCAAGCAAACATTGATGCTTTCTGCAAAATCCCACACCGAAATGAAAGAGAGAAGTTTGCCATCATCAGTGGGTAAGTGCTATTCCTTGAATACCTTCCAGGACCTGACTTTTGTTGATCCCAGTGCACAGCAGATGCTGGAAGCACATA contains:
- the LOC138080728 gene encoding LOW QUALITY PROTEIN: spermatogenesis-associated protein 31D4-like (The sequence of the model RefSeq protein was modified relative to this genomic sequence to represent the inferred CDS: inserted 2 bases in 1 codon), which gives rise to MEFRKWNVLSFLNSPTDPCLSFGSTSLDIDSDLIFLCGLGLFLLFLWYLVGFACLPTFCKIKGIQKVRVIEHAVKSWMWSNVKGQQAPAHPCQASRSPFPYSGPGCIFVLPVSCSPLGRHDDTIHFRQLLCPDPFCEVCNNATAEVNWLLFPETLEDSASSMSPLASTAPVADSSLTLSPAFSAVSPGDLVPASLPEPSPLPLSILSPSSMTPLADFLSPSPLGHTLALEPFTSLDSEFSVDYSSPQPLAFPPLLPHDMQTACPVLPPEATLSLNTIFSLDPTLSHDINRFSDLSQAMKPADSFAPPSLSVLPQPDCTLTVTQSKSVAILLTPVPENLPTESPGVFSPYVPTLTGIDHSSLSISDFSWWQAHAKDLIPSTLAQCDFRQEFLALHSSEASFGGDSAANLIEPGNLSCLSPDVLALLERQIQKRSDFLMWKEKEKKKDSFPEQLRPEYQLNPSGIMLESVADKRVHQQPPYPKTLEDQLQQKPTQFFWGLPSLHSESLPSAIHVSSDSSSSFIFNRNSNASTGQESPGLPHPQPLSLPEIQPEPLPQTLPQSQPLPLTQVQSQADQKSPLLVTPPGPLPQVRICGVYFHRPQNESESLSSSEIQQLEWNVLQKQQESLWGLPSVIQRSQEAFCPLAPNTSHHQHPQAHVSVSTLPGEFALSDELRKKLEHHLRKRLIQHWWGLPRRIRESVSLMSPPDGFLEASMSESSDGVSLISVFKGQSSKHVSVELIQPGSFRDRSSEMLQLEKDVGKDQEHSQENGQEDHLLKDPNSSSDKDLGYDSEKNRNSQIVSLSEKNLRGSAESLQLENVLKVHLSKKFEEINEGRLPGTVHSSWHAFKQTLMLSAKSHTEMKERSLPSSVGKCYSLNTFQDLTFVDPSAQQMLEAHIQRFRMRMLWGLPSKVLESIQIFKLKDTSSQSLSHASFASSTNAISEPDSKFGNSKSFSRSSKSFHGNKVGTTNSAPVLGHCPPATSPVGKGGQRVLRQPHSAVNHELAEDVQKIKDPRQIRLPVSLCLTGRGSHRQVQLADGYPRKPLAKQAGARFEPKYKSMSSSDKGKMQQGKKVKSEPVSMPKVSREIFKAEELESLQLETNDMLTTNKSGSSQITNVNENKAETTVTTESPPPKLPVPQDPKLVSLKEQLLDELKFRLEKRKHSQAEGQPIDMSLASDNLTYKASLTPGQGVSGGATGESQVLHVHVEDRGIRMEQQQEPWVPKHGFQRCQDKNFPPTVKRVSSPGCRAEELGGGDAGLGTSQLRRKSFPPQETVREEMLVSKFSQTFPKKGQSIPEGHIRKRMKHFLQWLYPGEKRKRREDPQEKGSPISSMQSRGLVESRAADNGSTEAQKIVTNIRKFLEEKLGYRHALDSTSSQEDPPLVHFGQSQKKAGVLVHTEPVRGHPFNSKAPSKVTNPKSCHQEAILAGQSYPPSTRQIRNKKRQPQKAVAFKDQQLYQKHPXHLPHREPVPHPSPTHRCQAAQARPAVPTTAEGNVSRDLSLLFRQKTLSPDFQGGKLPI